Genomic window (Bosea vaviloviae):
CTGTCAGAAGCCGTAAAGCGCCGCGGGGTTGTCGACGAGGATGGCATGACGCCGGGCGGGATCCGAAATGGCTTCCGTCAGGCACGACAAAGCCTCGGCGTCGTCCATCGCCTCGAATGGCTCGATATCGGTCGCGGCCCGACCGACACCGCGCCCGCCGCCCGTATGCGGCCAGTCGGAGCCCCAGACCAGCGCCCCCGGGTTCTCGGCCGACAAGGCCCATATGAAGGGGATGGCGCGAGCAAGACGCCCCCGCCCCGCAAGCCGCTGGATCGCAGAGATCTTGATCATCGCCTTGCCCGATCCCGCCAGGCGAAGGACCGCCGCAAATCCCGACTGCTCCGGACCGAGCGCCAGATCGGGCAGTCCGAAATGGTCGACCACCACGCGTGTCTCGAGCTGCATCAGGCGCACCGCCAGGACGTCGATGACGTTGAGGCGGGCCAGGATCTGGACATGCCAGCCAAGCCGGGCGACCTGTTGCGCCTGCCCGTGGATCAGGCGCCAGGCTTCCTCGGGATCATCCATCCCATGCGTCGCGATGTTGACGCGCACGCCCCGGACACGTTGCGCATGGAGACGATCGAGCTCGTCGCGCGGCGTGCCGAGGCCGATGACCGCCACGCCTCTCGCCGCGCTGCCGAGATGGCCGAGCCCGGCGAGCATCCGCCGGTTATCGGTTCCATAGGGACTTGGCTGCACCAGGACGACGCGGGAGATGCCGAGCCGCGCATGCAGCGCGCGGAGTTCGCTCTCATCGGCATCGCCGGGGCTATAGACCCGGGCCGGAGCGAACGGGTATCGCCCGGCCGGGCCGAAGAGATGGACATGGCAGTCGCAGCTGCCTTGCGGCAATGGCTCGAGCGGCATCGTCATGCGGCACCTTTGCGTGCGTCGTCCGTTTGGGCGAGCAGGCCGCTCAGCACATGCGGGATGATGCCGCCGGCCTTGAGCAGCTCGACTTCGAGCGACGTCTCGATGGCGGCCGTGAGCGCAAGCGTCTCGATGCCGCCCTCCTCGCGCAGGATCGAGACCACGACCTCGCAGCGCGGCGAAAGCCTGTCGAAATCCCAGTCGAGCTGGAAGCGATCACCAGTGGCGATGCGAAGCGCGGACGGGTGAAGGCCGGCAGGCAGCAGCAGCGGCAGGATGCCCATGCCGATCAGGTTGGAGCGATGGATCCGCTCGATACTGGCAGCAATGACCGCGCGGACCCCGAGCAGGGCGACGGCCTTGGCCGCCCAGTCACGCGAGGAGCCCATGCCATAGCGCTCGCCTGCGACGATGACGAGCGGCACGCCCTCCAGCCGGTAGCGCTCGGCCGCATCAGTCAGGCTGACGATCTCGCCTGACGGCAGGTGGCGCGTCAGCCCGGCCGGCGCTGCCGGCAGGAGCTGGTTCACCGCCAAACGGTTGCTGAAGGCACCGCGCAGCATGACCTCGAAATTGCCCCGCCGCGAGGCGAAGACATTGAGGTTCCCCGGGTCCCCCCCTGCCGCGACGATGTAGCGGCCAGCCGGGCTGTCGCCGCGGATCTGGTTCGCCGGCGAAATATGATCGGTGGTGATGTCGTCGCCTAGGACGAGCAGCGGCCGCGCCGGGCCCCGGGGCGGTGATGCCCCGGAAGCGCGCACGAAGGGCGGGCGGCGCAAATAGGTCGAGCGCTCGTCCCAGGGGAAACGCGGCCCCGCCGGCGCCTGCAGCTCGAGCCAGAGCGGCCGGACCGCCGCCTCGCCATAGGCGGCGTCATAGTCGCGCCGGTCAGTGCCCAAAGCGAGCGCCGCGTCGATTTCCGCACCGCTCGGCCAGAGCGCGGACAGGCGAATCTCCGCCCCTTCCGACGTCACGCCGACGGGATCATGCATGATGTCGATATTGACCGTGCCCGCCAGCGCGAAGGCGACGACGAGCGGGGGCGAGGCGAGGAAACCGTGTTCCAGATCGGGATGCACGCGGCCGGGGAAGTTGCGATTGCCGGACAGGACCGCAACCGGGCGGAAATCCTTGGCGCCCAACGCCTGCTGGACCTGGGGAAGCAGCGCGCCGGAATT
Coding sequences:
- a CDS encoding amidohydrolase family protein: MTMPLEPLPQGSCDCHVHLFGPAGRYPFAPARVYSPGDADESELRALHARLGISRVVLVQPSPYGTDNRRMLAGLGHLGSAARGVAVIGLGTPRDELDRLHAQRVRGVRVNIATHGMDDPEEAWRLIHGQAQQVARLGWHVQILARLNVIDVLAVRLMQLETRVVVDHFGLPDLALGPEQSGFAAVLRLAGSGKAMIKISAIQRLAGRGRLARAIPFIWALSAENPGALVWGSDWPHTGGGRGVGRAATDIEPFEAMDDAEALSCLTEAISDPARRHAILVDNPAALYGF